Proteins from a single region of Crassaminicella profunda:
- the iolG gene encoding inositol 2-dehydrogenase produces the protein MKKIKIGAVGLGRLGRQHAKNIAFRIPNAELLAVCSVIQEEVDEVQKAWGIKYGYTDYNEMLKNKELDAIFIASPSGLHCQQISDALEAGFHVFSEKPLGTTLEECKLAEKAVEKHADKVFMLGFMRRYDPSYAYAKKKIDAGEIGKPILFRGYSQDPESAIEGAIKYAGHSGGQFIDMAVHDIDLARWFLGAEAKSIYAIGGCYAHPEFGQYDDGDNVSALMQFENGTMAFLFAGRTAPHGYNVETEIIGTKGILRIASVPQKNLVEILDEHGVRKECSQDFLERFDQAYVDEVQEFVNCIVEGRKPEVTVYDGTKSTIIAYAATEAFKENKLVTL, from the coding sequence ATGAAAAAGATAAAAATAGGAGCTGTAGGTTTAGGAAGATTAGGAAGACAACATGCAAAAAATATTGCATTTAGAATTCCAAATGCAGAATTATTAGCAGTATGCAGTGTTATTCAAGAAGAGGTAGATGAAGTACAAAAGGCTTGGGGAATAAAATATGGATATACTGATTACAATGAAATGTTAAAAAATAAAGAACTAGATGCTATATTTATTGCATCTCCATCAGGACTTCATTGCCAACAAATATCAGATGCATTAGAAGCAGGATTTCATGTTTTTAGTGAAAAGCCATTAGGAACAACACTAGAAGAATGTAAATTAGCAGAAAAGGCAGTAGAAAAACATGCAGATAAAGTATTCATGTTAGGGTTTATGAGAAGATATGATCCATCTTATGCTTATGCAAAGAAAAAAATAGATGCAGGAGAGATCGGAAAGCCTATTTTATTTAGAGGATATAGCCAAGATCCTGAAAGTGCAATAGAAGGAGCTATTAAGTATGCAGGTCATAGTGGGGGTCAGTTTATAGATATGGCTGTACATGATATAGATCTAGCAAGATGGTTCTTAGGAGCAGAAGCAAAGTCTATTTATGCCATCGGTGGGTGTTATGCACATCCTGAATTTGGTCAATATGATGATGGGGATAACGTTTCTGCATTGATGCAATTTGAAAATGGTACTATGGCATTTTTATTTGCAGGAAGAACAGCTCCTCATGGATATAATGTAGAAACAGAAATCATTGGAACAAAGGGTATCTTAAGAATTGCCTCTGTACCACAAAAGAATTTAGTAGAAATTCTGGATGAACATGGTGTAAGAAAAGAATGTTCACAAGACTTCCTAGAAAGATTTGACCAAGCTTATGTAGATGAAGTACAAGAATTTGTTAATTGTATTGTAGAAGGAAGAAAGCCAGAAGTAACTGTATATGATGGTACAAAATCAACTATTATTGCTTATGCAGCAACAGAAGCCTTCAAAGAAAATAAATTGGTTACATTATAA
- a CDS encoding class II fructose-bisphosphate aldolase: MLVNLNEVLKGVAKSDFAIPGFNVFGYEDAVAVVRAAEELNTPVILMTNKVAVSHMPIEILAKILCSVAESAKVPVCVHLDHATEFDLIAQAIKAGYTSVMFDGSQLPFEENIEKTKEVVKLAHPCNVTVEAEIGAVGYSDPALNVNARYTEPEEAKTFAEKTGVDALAVAIGTLHRMETQGAEIQYDRLEAIEKLTDTPLVIHGSTGIKDEDLRRIAKYSVAKVNIGTALRMVFGNTMREEMNNNPEEFDRINLFQRSMIEVQKEVKKKMELLGIERK, translated from the coding sequence ATGTTAGTAAATTTAAATGAAGTTTTAAAGGGAGTGGCAAAATCTGATTTTGCCATTCCTGGATTTAATGTATTCGGATATGAAGATGCTGTAGCGGTGGTGCGTGCAGCAGAAGAATTAAACACCCCAGTTATATTGATGACAAATAAAGTAGCTGTATCACATATGCCTATAGAAATTTTAGCAAAAATACTTTGTAGTGTTGCTGAAAGTGCAAAAGTACCAGTATGTGTTCACTTAGACCATGCTACAGAGTTTGATTTGATTGCTCAAGCCATTAAAGCTGGATATACTTCAGTAATGTTTGATGGTTCTCAATTACCTTTTGAAGAAAATATTGAAAAAACAAAAGAAGTTGTAAAATTAGCTCATCCTTGTAATGTAACGGTAGAAGCAGAAATCGGAGCAGTAGGATATAGTGATCCAGCTCTTAATGTAAATGCAAGATATACAGAACCAGAAGAAGCAAAGACATTTGCTGAAAAGACTGGAGTAGATGCATTAGCAGTTGCTATTGGAACGCTACATAGAATGGAGACTCAAGGAGCAGAAATTCAATACGACCGTTTAGAAGCTATTGAAAAGCTTACAGATACACCTTTAGTGATTCATGGTTCTACAGGAATTAAAGATGAAGACTTAAGAAGAATTGCTAAATATTCTGTGGCAAAGGTAAATATTGGAACAGCCCTTCGTATGGTATTTGGAAATACTATGAGAGAAGAGATGAACAACAATCCTGAAGAATTCGATAGAATTAATCTATTCCAAAGGTCTATGATAGAAGTACAAAAAGAAGTTAAAAAGAAAATGGAGCTTCTAGGCATTGAAAGAAAGTAA
- a CDS encoding ABC transporter permease, which yields MKAKTEQLFKKYGIFFIFIGMVILMSILSPAFLRVGNLLNVIRQISVIGLIACGVTMIIITTGIDLSSGSVLALAAVVAASFAQKSDWASRMYPNIDVPVIVPILLGLGVGALCGLICGVIIAKTKIPPFISTLGMMIVARGAALIYSNGRPISSLKDSYNFIGQGKILGVPLPIIILAVVAIITHVLLTNTKFGKYVYAIGGNENAAVVSGINVDKYKVMIYTYAGMLSGMSGIVLSSRISSGQPGLGLAYELDAIASAVIGGTSLNGGIGKISGTIIGALIIGVLNNGLDLLNVSAYWQQIVKGVIIVGAVILDERKNSGKK from the coding sequence ATGAAGGCAAAAACAGAACAGCTTTTTAAGAAATATGGAATATTCTTTATCTTTATTGGAATGGTAATATTAATGTCCATCCTTTCTCCAGCATTTTTAAGGGTTGGAAACTTATTAAACGTTATAAGACAGATTTCCGTTATAGGGCTTATTGCATGTGGTGTAACCATGATTATCATTACTACAGGAATTGACTTATCTTCAGGATCAGTTCTTGCATTAGCAGCAGTTGTAGCAGCAAGTTTTGCACAAAAGTCTGACTGGGCATCAAGAATGTATCCAAATATAGATGTACCTGTAATAGTACCAATACTCTTAGGATTAGGAGTAGGGGCTTTATGTGGATTGATTTGTGGTGTTATTATTGCAAAGACAAAAATCCCACCATTTATTTCAACATTAGGGATGATGATTGTAGCAAGAGGGGCAGCACTTATTTATAGTAATGGTAGACCAATCAGTAGTTTAAAGGATTCATACAACTTCATTGGACAAGGAAAGATCTTAGGAGTTCCCCTTCCAATCATTATTTTAGCAGTTGTGGCAATTATTACCCATGTATTATTGACGAATACAAAATTTGGTAAATATGTATATGCAATTGGTGGAAATGAAAATGCAGCTGTTGTATCTGGAATCAACGTAGATAAATATAAAGTAATGATCTATACGTATGCAGGAATGCTTTCTGGTATGTCAGGAATTGTTTTATCATCAAGAATTAGTTCAGGTCAACCAGGATTAGGGCTAGCATATGAGTTAGATGCCATTGCATCAGCAGTTATTGGTGGAACAAGTTTAAATGGTGGAATTGGTAAAATATCAGGAACCATCATCGGAGCTTTGATCATAGGAGTTTTAAATAATGGATTAGACTTATTAAATGTATCTGCATACTGGCAACAAATCGTAAAAGGTGTCATTATTGTTGGAGCTGTAATATTAGATGAAAGAAAAAATAGTGGTAAAAAATAA
- a CDS encoding sugar ABC transporter ATP-binding protein, whose translation MDKEYILELENITKEFPGVLALDNVQLRVRKGSVHSLMGENGAGKSTLMKAIIGIHQPTKGTIKWKGQPVKIQGTNHALDLGISMIHQELSPIPYMTVSENIFLGREPVNKFGIVNQKKMDQDTEELLKGLGIDIDPRTQMVNLSIANTQMVEIAKAISYNSDLIIMDEPTSAITEKEVDNLFKIINKLKSEGVAIIYISHKMDEIFKISDDITIFRDGKYIATEPAENLDNDKLVQLMVGRELKQVFHKEEAEIGDVILEVKNLTREGYFKDVSFEVRRGEILGIAGLMGSGRTEVMESVFGVTHKDAGEIFINGKKVEINIPEDAIKHKMALLTEDRKLTGLYLMLSVQDNMIVANIDAYKKGMFLDFKKIDEACIEGIEKLSVKTPSKEQLIGNLSGGNQQKVLIARWLLTQPDILILDEPTRGIDVGAKAEIHKLMSKLAGEGKAVIMISSELPEVLGMSDRIMVMHEGRKTGELMRGDATQENIMYLATGKK comes from the coding sequence ATGGATAAGGAATATATCTTAGAACTGGAGAATATCACAAAAGAATTTCCTGGGGTTTTAGCCTTAGATAATGTACAGTTAAGAGTACGAAAAGGGTCTGTACATTCATTGATGGGGGAAAATGGTGCAGGAAAATCTACATTAATGAAAGCAATTATAGGTATCCATCAACCGACAAAGGGAACCATCAAATGGAAAGGGCAACCTGTGAAGATTCAAGGTACAAATCATGCACTTGATTTAGGAATCTCTATGATTCATCAAGAGCTAAGTCCTATTCCATATATGACAGTTTCTGAAAATATATTCTTAGGTCGTGAGCCAGTAAATAAGTTTGGTATAGTAAACCAAAAGAAGATGGATCAAGATACAGAGGAATTATTAAAAGGTTTAGGTATTGACATTGACCCTAGAACCCAAATGGTAAATTTAAGTATTGCTAATACACAAATGGTTGAGATTGCAAAGGCTATCTCTTATAATTCAGATTTAATTATCATGGATGAGCCTACATCAGCAATCACTGAAAAAGAAGTAGATAATTTATTCAAAATTATCAATAAGCTAAAAAGTGAAGGGGTAGCAATTATTTATATTTCACATAAAATGGATGAGATTTTCAAAATATCTGATGATATCACTATTTTTAGAGATGGAAAATATATTGCTACAGAGCCAGCTGAGAACTTAGACAATGACAAATTAGTTCAATTAATGGTAGGTAGAGAATTAAAACAAGTTTTCCACAAAGAAGAAGCTGAAATTGGAGATGTAATTCTTGAAGTAAAGAACTTAACAAGAGAAGGATATTTTAAAGATGTAAGCTTTGAGGTAAGAAGAGGTGAAATTTTAGGAATAGCAGGACTTATGGGATCAGGAAGAACAGAGGTAATGGAAAGTGTATTTGGGGTAACCCACAAAGATGCAGGAGAAATATTTATTAATGGTAAGAAAGTAGAAATCAATATACCAGAAGATGCTATTAAGCATAAGATGGCACTCCTTACTGAAGATCGAAAACTCACTGGGCTATATTTAATGCTTTCAGTTCAAGATAATATGATTGTTGCTAATATTGATGCATATAAAAAAGGAATGTTTTTAGATTTTAAGAAAATTGATGAGGCTTGTATAGAAGGAATAGAAAAGCTTTCTGTTAAAACACCAAGCAAAGAACAACTTATTGGGAATTTAAGTGGAGGAAATCAGCAAAAGGTATTGATTGCAAGATGGCTTTTAACCCAGCCAGATATTTTAATCTTAGATGAGCCTACAAGGGGAATTGATGTAGGAGCAAAGGCTGAAATTCACAAATTAATGTCAAAGCTTGCAGGAGAAGGAAAAGCTGTAATTATGATTTCATCAGAGCTTCCAGAAGTATTAGGAATGAGTGATCGAATCATGGTTATGCATGAAGGTAGAAAAACAGGAGAATTGATGAGAGGGGATGCAACCCAAGAAAATATTATGTATCTAGCAACAGGGAAAAAATAG
- a CDS encoding sugar ABC transporter substrate-binding protein has translation MKKFFALVLIVVMSFSLLAGCGAKEETPAEDGAMTIGVSIASFDDTFLMYMKDGMEKYIAGLDEKVEVTYVDAKADAAKQLGQVENFISQGVDAIVVVPVNTEATTPMTQAAEESNVPLVYVNRLPDNLPEDVVFVGSNSIDAGIFQMEYIAEKMGGKGNIGILMGILDHEAAIKRTEGVEKVIKEKYPDIKVVKKQTGKWSRAEGMAVMENWLASGEKIDAVCANNDDMAIGAMNAIEAAGKLDEILVAGVDATPDALTELDKGKLSATVFQDAEGQGSGGMEAAVKKVKGEKVESQVWIPFQLVTPENYKEFMK, from the coding sequence GTGAAAAAGTTTTTTGCATTAGTATTAATAGTTGTTATGAGTTTTTCATTACTAGCAGGATGTGGGGCTAAAGAAGAAACACCAGCTGAAGATGGGGCGATGACCATTGGTGTATCTATTGCAAGCTTTGATGATACTTTCTTAATGTACATGAAAGATGGTATGGAAAAATATATTGCTGGCTTAGATGAAAAAGTAGAAGTAACTTATGTAGATGCAAAAGCTGATGCTGCAAAACAATTAGGTCAAGTGGAGAACTTTATTTCACAGGGAGTAGATGCAATTGTTGTTGTTCCTGTAAATACAGAAGCGACTACACCCATGACACAAGCAGCAGAAGAATCTAATGTTCCATTAGTTTATGTAAATAGATTACCAGATAATTTACCAGAAGATGTTGTATTTGTTGGTTCTAACTCAATTGATGCAGGAATATTCCAAATGGAATATATAGCAGAAAAAATGGGTGGAAAAGGAAATATCGGTATCTTAATGGGGATATTAGATCATGAAGCTGCTATTAAGAGAACTGAAGGAGTAGAAAAGGTTATAAAAGAAAAATATCCAGATATAAAAGTAGTTAAGAAACAAACAGGTAAATGGTCAAGAGCTGAAGGTATGGCAGTTATGGAAAACTGGTTAGCAAGTGGAGAGAAAATTGATGCAGTTTGTGCAAATAATGATGATATGGCAATTGGTGCTATGAATGCTATAGAAGCTGCAGGTAAATTAGATGAAATATTAGTAGCAGGAGTAGATGCTACCCCTGATGCATTAACAGAACTTGATAAAGGAAAATTAAGTGCAACTGTATTCCAAGATGCAGAAGGACAAGGTAGTGGTGGTATGGAAGCTGCTGTAAAGAAAGTAAAAGGTGAAAAAGTAGAAAGTCAAGTTTGGATTCCATTCCAATTAGTAACTCCAGAGAATTATAAAGAATTTATGAAATAA
- the iolD gene encoding 3D-(3,5/4)-trihydroxycyclohexane-1,2-dione acylhydrolase (decyclizing): MKTIKMTVAQALVKFLNNQYVEFDGKEQKFVKGIFTIFGHGNVVGLGQALEEDPGDLVVYQGRNEQGMAHAATGFAKQMHRKQICAATSSVGPGAANMVTAAATATANNIPVLLLPGDTFATRQPDPVLQQVEQSHDLTLSTNDAFRAVSKYWDRVSRPEQLMTAMINAMRVLTDAANTGAVTICLPQDVQGESYDYPEYFFKKRVHRIERRPASLEAIKDAIELIKSKKKPLLICGGGVRYSEAAESLKAFAEKFNIPFAETQAGKSAVEWDYPLNLGGVGTTGNLAANIIAKETDLVIGVGTRFTDFTTASKSQFSNPEVDFLTVNISEYHAGKLDATKVVADAKVGLDAIAVELEKEGYKSAYVDEIKEAKEKWLKELNRLFGIEYKEGFIPEIAGDLDEVLPEFYEQTGSCLTQTRVLGELDQLLADDAIVVGAAGSLPGDLERVWCPKAPNTYHMEYGYSCMGYEVAAALGAKIAAPNQEVYTFLGDGSYLMLHTELVTSIQENKKINVVLFDNMAFGCINNLQMSQGMGSFGTEFRFRNEETGKMDGKLVPVDYAMSAAAYGAKTYTVKTIEQLREAIEDAKKQTVSTLIDIKVLPKTMTGGYESWWRVGTAQVSKKAAIQEAGEAMKETVKKIRQY; encoded by the coding sequence ATGAAAACAATTAAGATGACTGTAGCTCAGGCTTTAGTCAAGTTTTTAAATAATCAATATGTTGAATTTGATGGAAAAGAGCAAAAGTTTGTAAAAGGGATATTCACAATCTTTGGTCATGGTAATGTAGTAGGTCTTGGACAAGCATTAGAAGAAGATCCAGGAGATTTAGTAGTTTATCAAGGTCGTAATGAGCAAGGAATGGCACATGCTGCTACTGGTTTTGCAAAACAAATGCATAGAAAACAAATTTGTGCAGCTACATCATCAGTAGGCCCAGGTGCTGCAAATATGGTTACAGCTGCAGCTACAGCTACAGCAAATAATATTCCTGTATTATTACTTCCAGGAGATACTTTTGCTACACGTCAACCAGACCCAGTACTTCAACAAGTAGAACAATCTCATGATTTAACTCTTAGTACAAATGATGCATTTAGAGCGGTAAGCAAATACTGGGATCGTGTAAGTAGACCCGAGCAATTAATGACGGCTATGATCAATGCAATGCGTGTACTTACAGATGCTGCAAATACAGGAGCAGTAACTATTTGTCTTCCTCAAGATGTGCAAGGAGAAAGCTATGATTATCCAGAGTATTTCTTCAAAAAGCGTGTACACAGAATCGAGAGAAGACCAGCAAGCTTAGAAGCAATAAAAGATGCTATAGAATTAATTAAATCTAAGAAAAAGCCTTTACTAATCTGCGGTGGAGGAGTAAGATACTCAGAGGCTGCTGAGAGCTTAAAAGCTTTTGCTGAAAAGTTTAATATTCCTTTTGCAGAAACACAAGCAGGAAAAAGTGCTGTTGAGTGGGATTACCCTCTAAACTTAGGTGGAGTAGGTACAACTGGGAATTTAGCTGCAAACATTATTGCAAAAGAAACTGATTTAGTAATCGGTGTAGGAACAAGATTTACTGACTTTACAACTGCATCAAAGAGCCAATTTAGTAATCCAGAAGTTGATTTCTTAACTGTGAACATTTCTGAGTACCATGCAGGAAAGCTAGATGCTACTAAAGTAGTTGCAGATGCAAAGGTAGGGCTTGATGCCATAGCAGTAGAGCTTGAAAAAGAAGGATACAAGTCAGCATACGTGGATGAAATCAAAGAAGCCAAAGAAAAATGGCTAAAAGAATTAAATAGATTATTTGGTATTGAATATAAAGAAGGATTTATTCCTGAGATTGCAGGAGACTTAGATGAAGTATTACCAGAGTTTTATGAGCAAACAGGTTCTTGCTTAACACAAACAAGAGTACTTGGAGAGCTGGATCAATTATTAGCTGATGATGCAATCGTTGTAGGTGCAGCAGGAAGCCTTCCAGGAGATCTTGAAAGAGTATGGTGCCCTAAAGCACCAAACACTTACCATATGGAATATGGATATTCTTGTATGGGTTATGAAGTTGCAGCAGCATTAGGTGCAAAGATTGCAGCACCAAACCAAGAAGTATATACTTTCCTTGGAGATGGAAGTTATTTAATGCTACACACAGAACTTGTTACAAGTATTCAAGAAAATAAAAAAATCAATGTAGTATTATTTGATAACATGGCATTTGGATGTATCAATAACCTTCAAATGAGCCAAGGAATGGGAAGCTTTGGAACAGAATTTAGATTTAGAAATGAAGAAACAGGAAAAATGGATGGAAAGTTAGTTCCTGTTGATTATGCTATGAGTGCAGCTGCATATGGTGCAAAAACATATACAGTAAAAACAATAGAGCAGTTAAGAGAGGCTATCGAAGATGCGAAGAAACAAACCGTATCTACTTTAATCGATATTAAGGTATTACCAAAAACTATGACTGGTGGATATGAAAGCTGGTGGAGAGTAGGAACTGCACAAGTTTCTAAAAAGGCAGCTATTCAAGAAGCAGGCGAAGCTATGAAGGAAACAGTTAAGAAAATAAGACAATACTAG
- a CDS encoding aldehyde dehydrogenase family protein gives MSNAKEYVKGLMERARKAQAIADTFTQEKVDELCTAIAWNIVKPEVAEKIATMAVEESTLGNYDGKYAKLMTKIRGGLRDMKGQKSVGVIERDDEKQIIKVAKPVGVIAALIPCTNPEATPVLKAMFAIKGRNAIILAPHPRTKNTNTYIVNIVRETLKKYGAPEDLVIPVEPEHVSMDVSGELMAQADLVLATGGGGLVKAAYSSGTPAYGVGQGNAVTVVDETVDLKDVANKIMRSKTFDFATSCSTENSCVVQEGIYDEFIKAMEAEGGYLVKGDEKEKLEHAMWHDGHLSPAIVAQSPEAIAKEAGIELPEGKTFFMVEETGIGADYLFSGEKLSVVTTLFKYGEFGEAIDKVNAITAYHGSGHSCGIHTNDEERILALALNTKTSRLMVRQPQCLANSGAWTNGMPMTLTLGCGTWGGNIASENVTWKHLINVTWVSSPIESTQPTDEELFGDIMNQ, from the coding sequence ATGAGTAACGCAAAAGAATATGTAAAAGGTCTTATGGAAAGAGCAAGAAAAGCACAAGCTATTGCAGATACATTTACACAAGAGAAGGTAGATGAGCTTTGCACAGCTATCGCTTGGAATATTGTAAAGCCTGAAGTGGCAGAAAAAATCGCAACAATGGCAGTTGAAGAATCTACTCTTGGAAACTATGATGGAAAGTATGCAAAATTAATGACAAAAATCCGTGGCGGTCTTCGCGATATGAAAGGCCAAAAATCAGTAGGCGTAATCGAAAGAGATGATGAAAAACAAATTATCAAGGTTGCAAAGCCAGTTGGAGTAATTGCTGCATTAATACCTTGTACAAATCCAGAAGCAACACCAGTACTTAAAGCAATGTTTGCAATTAAAGGAAGAAATGCCATTATACTAGCACCACATCCAAGAACAAAAAATACAAACACTTATATTGTAAATATTGTTCGTGAAACCCTTAAAAAATATGGAGCACCAGAAGATTTAGTAATCCCTGTTGAGCCAGAGCACGTATCAATGGATGTAAGTGGAGAATTAATGGCACAAGCTGATCTAGTATTAGCTACTGGTGGTGGCGGATTAGTAAAAGCTGCTTATAGTTCAGGAACACCTGCTTATGGTGTAGGTCAAGGAAATGCTGTTACAGTAGTAGACGAAACAGTAGACCTAAAAGACGTTGCAAACAAAATTATGAGAAGTAAAACTTTTGACTTTGCAACAAGCTGTTCTACAGAAAATTCATGTGTAGTACAAGAAGGAATTTATGATGAATTCATTAAAGCTATGGAAGCTGAAGGTGGATATTTAGTAAAAGGTGACGAAAAAGAAAAGCTTGAGCATGCTATGTGGCATGATGGACACTTAAGTCCTGCAATCGTTGCACAATCACCAGAAGCTATTGCGAAAGAAGCTGGAATTGAATTACCAGAAGGAAAAACTTTCTTCATGGTAGAAGAAACTGGAATCGGAGCAGATTATTTATTCTCAGGAGAAAAATTATCTGTAGTAACTACACTATTTAAATATGGTGAGTTTGGGGAAGCAATCGATAAAGTAAATGCTATTACTGCTTATCATGGAAGTGGACACTCTTGCGGAATCCACACAAATGATGAAGAAAGAATTTTAGCATTAGCATTAAATACAAAAACAAGTCGTTTGATGGTAAGACAACCACAATGTTTAGCAAACAGTGGAGCATGGACAAATGGCATGCCAATGACACTAACACTAGGATGCGGTACTTGGGGTGGAAATATTGCATCTGAGAACGTAACTTGGAAACACTTAATCAATGTAACTTGGGTATCTTCACCAATCGAATCTACACAGCCAACTGATGAAGAATTATTTGGCGATATCATGAACCAATAG
- the iolC gene encoding 5-dehydro-2-deoxygluconokinase: MNNLKFNSQKSMDFIAIGRLCIDLNANEINRPMEETMTFTKYLGGSPANIAVATSKLGIKTGFIGRVADDQMGRYIVNYLKTSNIDTSSVVTDKPGSVTGLAFTEIKSPTDCSILMYRDNVSDLNLEPNDVKEEYIKNAKAILISGTALAKSPSREAVFLALDYARKHDTIVFFDIDYRPYTWTSVEETSVYYNLAAEKCDVIVGTREEFDMMEMLTMKGNKDDHATAQKWFDFNAKIVVIKHGKEGSIAYTKEGEEITGAVFPVTPLKTFGAGDSYAGAFIYGLMQGWDIGRAMEFGAGSAAIVVSSHSCSDAMPSTDQIQDFIDNYEK, encoded by the coding sequence ATGAACAATCTGAAATTTAATAGTCAAAAATCCATGGATTTCATTGCCATTGGAAGACTTTGTATAGACTTAAATGCAAATGAAATCAATAGACCTATGGAAGAAACAATGACGTTTACAAAATACCTAGGAGGTTCTCCTGCAAATATTGCAGTAGCAACATCAAAGCTTGGGATAAAGACTGGTTTTATTGGACGTGTAGCAGATGATCAGATGGGAAGATATATTGTAAATTATCTTAAAACTAGCAATATTGATACATCTAGTGTTGTTACAGATAAACCAGGAAGCGTGACAGGACTTGCTTTCACGGAAATAAAAAGTCCAACAGATTGCAGTATTTTAATGTATAGAGATAATGTATCAGATTTAAACTTAGAGCCTAATGATGTAAAAGAAGAATATATTAAAAATGCAAAAGCAATACTAATATCAGGAACGGCTTTAGCTAAAAGTCCATCTAGAGAAGCAGTATTTTTAGCACTTGATTATGCAAGAAAGCATGATACGATAGTATTCTTTGATATAGATTACAGACCGTATACTTGGACATCTGTTGAAGAAACAAGTGTTTATTATAATCTTGCAGCAGAAAAGTGTGATGTAATCGTAGGAACTAGAGAAGAATTTGACATGATGGAAATGCTAACAATGAAAGGCAATAAAGATGACCATGCTACAGCACAAAAATGGTTCGATTTCAATGCCAAGATCGTTGTAATCAAGCATGGAAAAGAAGGTTCTATTGCTTATACAAAAGAAGGGGAAGAAATTACAGGGGCAGTATTCCCAGTAACACCACTTAAAACATTTGGAGCAGGAGATTCCTATGCAGGAGCATTTATCTATGGATTGATGCAAGGATGGGATATTGGAAGAGCTATGGAATTTGGTGCAGGTTCAGCTGCTATAGTAGTTTCAAGCCATAGTTGTTCAGATGCAATGCCAAGCACAGACCAAATACAAGATTTTATAGACAACTACGAAAAATAA
- a CDS encoding 5-deoxy-glucuronate isomerase, with translation MKIRQSEPFKYGYNSITEMNGKHSNMLMDFGILKMKKADTESSSEDLERAYLLIHGEVTLEWEDNKVTAKREDCFSEDPYCLHVPAKVEVKITAHKDDTELAVQKTDNEKTFASKLYTPEECRSEQFGAGTLNETATRTVRTIFDHGNSPDANLVIGEVINHPGKYSSYPPHHHPQPEIYHYRFYPEQGYGLSTVGDDAFVVKNRDTIAIPGGLVHPQTAAPGYAMYYVWMIRHLENKPFDERIFVDEHKWLLDKDAKIWPNK, from the coding sequence ATGAAAATAAGACAATCAGAACCTTTCAAATATGGATATAATAGTATTACAGAAATGAACGGAAAACATAGTAATATGTTAATGGACTTTGGTATCTTAAAAATGAAAAAAGCAGATACAGAAAGTTCAAGTGAAGATTTAGAAAGAGCTTACCTATTAATTCATGGAGAAGTTACTCTAGAATGGGAAGATAATAAAGTAACAGCTAAGAGAGAAGACTGTTTTTCAGAAGATCCTTATTGCTTACATGTACCAGCTAAGGTAGAGGTAAAGATTACAGCTCATAAAGATGATACAGAGCTTGCTGTTCAAAAAACAGACAATGAAAAAACGTTTGCCTCAAAGCTTTATACACCAGAAGAATGTAGAAGTGAACAGTTTGGTGCAGGTACATTAAATGAGACTGCTACAAGAACGGTAAGAACTATTTTTGATCATGGTAATTCACCAGATGCAAATTTAGTGATCGGAGAAGTTATTAATCATCCTGGAAAATATTCAAGTTATCCACCACATCATCATCCACAACCAGAAATATATCATTATCGTTTCTATCCAGAGCAAGGATATGGTCTTTCAACAGTAGGGGATGATGCATTTGTAGTGAAAAATAGAGATACAATTGCTATTCCAGGAGGACTTGTACATCCTCAAACAGCAGCACCGGGATATGCTATGTATTATGTTTGGATGATTCGTCATTTAGAAAATAAGCCATTTGATGAGCGTATTTTTGTTGATGAACACAAATGGTTATTAGATAAAGATGCGAAAATATGGCCCAATAAATAA